One window of the Equus asinus isolate D_3611 breed Donkey chromosome 28, EquAss-T2T_v2, whole genome shotgun sequence genome contains the following:
- the JPH3 gene encoding junctophilin-3 isoform X2: MSSGGRFNFDDGGSYCGGWEDGKAHGHGVCTGPKGQGEYTGSWSHGFEVLGVYTWPSGNTYQGTWAQGKRHGIGLESKGKWVYKGEWTHGFKGRYGVRECTGNGAKYEGTWSNGLQDGYGTETYSDGDATTVRAGLVPEASELPACPLLL; this comes from the exons ATGTCCAGTGGGGGTAGGTTTAATTTTGACGATGGAGGGTCCTACTGTGGAGGCTGGGAGGACGGCAAGGCGCACGGCCATGGCGTCTGCACCGGCCCCAAGGGCCAAGGCGAATACACCGGCTCGTGGAGCCACGGCTTCGAGGTGCTGGGCGTCTACACCTGGCCCAGCGGCAACACGTACCAGGGCACCTGGGCGCAGGGCAAGCGCCACGGCATCGGCCTGGAGAGCAAGGGGAAGTGGGTGTACAAGGGCGAGTGGACGCACGGATTTAAGGGGCGCTACGGGGTGCGGGAGTGCACGGGCAACGGGGCCAAGTACGAAGGGACCTGGAGCAACGGGCTGCAGGACGGCTACGGCACCGAGACCTACTCGGATGGAG ATGCCACCACAGTCAGGGCTGGGCTGGTGCCGGAAGCCAGCGAGCTGCCCGCCTGCCCGTTGCTGCTGTAA